A genomic window from Vagococcus entomophilus includes:
- a CDS encoding Ig-like domain-containing protein, with protein sequence MADIKPEKFRIYKGTEVAAEGVSPLTIKGVGANKDVAAGMYKVAGVATVDGKEQESKKVDIPAFKSNSIDVTGVTLDQTTLALEVGKTGTVKATVSPDNATNKAVTFTSSDETIVSIDSKGVALAVKAGTADVTVTTADGKKTAKCTVTVTEPAAG encoded by the coding sequence TTGGCGGATATTAAACCAGAAAAATTTCGCATTTATAAAGGAACAGAGGTTGCAGCAGAAGGCGTTTCTCCATTAACTATTAAAGGCGTGGGAGCAAATAAAGATGTTGCGGCTGGAATGTACAAAGTAGCAGGTGTAGCAACTGTTGACGGAAAAGAACAAGAATCGAAAAAAGTGGATATTCCCGCTTTTAAATCTAATTCAATTGATGTAACAGGCGTAACGTTAGATCAAACTACTTTAGCATTAGAAGTTGGGAAAACAGGAACGGTAAAAGCTACTGTTTCTCCAGATAACGCTACTAATAAAGCAGTTACTTTTACTAGTTCAGATGAAACTATCGTAAGCATAGATAGTAAGGGTGTAGCATTGGCTGTTAAAGCTGGCACAGCGGATGTTACTGTAACAACTGCTGATGGTAAAAAGACAGCTAAATGTACGGTAACCGTAACGGAACCTGCTGCTGGATAA
- a CDS encoding head maturation protease, ClpP-related: MKIDVKGTIISNDQKWLYDMFEMDSTAPKDIALPENGEQIDVTINSGGGDVYAGSEIYTKLKSYSGPVNIQIVGIAASAASVIAMAGSKVSISPTAQIMIHNVSAVVGGDHKALSHEANVLQNYNTSIANAYVAKTGKSMDDLLNLMDKETWFNAQQAVSEGFADEVMFSNEKAVPLVASLSPVIPADAVEKLMNKVQSTIKKQDKAFIDVDAIANSVIEKLNTKSTIPKSEKSPFERYLF, encoded by the coding sequence ATGAAAATTGACGTAAAAGGAACTATTATTTCGAATGACCAAAAGTGGTTATACGATATGTTCGAAATGGATAGCACAGCACCTAAAGATATTGCCTTGCCCGAAAATGGCGAACAGATTGATGTGACAATCAATTCCGGTGGTGGAGATGTTTATGCTGGTAGCGAAATTTATACGAAACTAAAATCTTACAGTGGACCGGTTAACATTCAAATCGTAGGTATTGCAGCTAGTGCAGCTAGTGTTATCGCAATGGCTGGAAGCAAAGTTTCAATTAGCCCAACCGCTCAAATTATGATTCATAATGTATCGGCTGTTGTTGGTGGCGATCACAAAGCCTTATCGCATGAAGCAAATGTGTTGCAAAACTACAATACATCAATTGCGAACGCTTATGTAGCAAAAACAGGTAAGTCTATGGACGATTTGTTGAACTTAATGGATAAAGAGACGTGGTTCAATGCTCAACAAGCTGTTTCAGAAGGTTTTGCTGACGAAGTAATGTTTAGCAATGAAAAAGCAGTGCCACTTGTAGCTAGTTTATCACCCGTCATTCCTGCTGATGCAGTCGAGAAGCTTATGAATAAGGTTCAGTCAACGATTAAAAAACAAGATAAAGCATTTATTGATGTAGATGCAATTGCAAATAGCGTAATCGAAAAATTAAATACTAAATCAACGATACCCAAAAGCGAAAAGTCGCCTTTTGAACGGTATCTTTTTTAA
- the dut gene encoding dUTP diphosphatase, translating into MQLQVKRLTDTAKLPVKAHLTDAGFDMFSDEDVTIKNKTVAVSTGLSIAIEQGYYARLKARSGLTLKTPLRVLEGTIDADYRGEVKVICDVKSNQSYEIKKGDKIAQLIIQPLPPVDLVEVKKLEDTKRGNGGFGSTGL; encoded by the coding sequence ATGCAATTACAAGTAAAACGATTAACAGATACAGCTAAATTACCTGTCAAGGCACATTTAACTGACGCGGGATTTGATATGTTTTCCGATGAGGATGTCACAATCAAAAATAAAACTGTAGCAGTCAGTACAGGCTTGTCTATAGCAATTGAACAAGGTTATTATGCAAGATTGAAAGCTAGAAGCGGTCTTACATTAAAAACACCTCTTCGAGTTTTAGAAGGTACTATAGATGCCGACTATCGCGGTGAAGTTAAAGTTATATGTGATGTCAAGAGTAATCAAAGTTATGAAATAAAAAAAGGCGACAAGATTGCACAGTTAATTATTCAACCACTGCCACCAGTTGACCTTGTTGAAGTTAAAAAATTAGAAGATACAAAGCGTGGTAATGGCGGATTTGGTAGTACTGGATTGTAA
- the gpG gene encoding phage tail assembly chaperone G, with product MAKVKLYLTNKNDEKVVHETKKLTGRAVRKAFEVMEKLETETSYVKQLDGLIDYVVDVFDNEKVTEDSILDGIASEKLMEELQGVVTTVVGGDKQSNGKAKK from the coding sequence ATGGCAAAAGTGAAATTATATTTAACAAATAAGAACGATGAAAAGGTTGTACATGAAACGAAAAAATTAACAGGAAGAGCCGTTCGTAAAGCATTTGAAGTCATGGAAAAATTAGAAACAGAAACATCATATGTTAAACAGTTAGACGGTTTAATCGATTATGTTGTGGATGTGTTCGACAACGAAAAAGTAACTGAAGATTCCATTTTGGATGGTATAGCTAGTGAAAAACTAATGGAAGAACTTCAAGGGGTTGTAACAACTGTTGTAGGTGGAGATAAGCAATCTAATGGGAAAGCAAAAAAGTAA
- a CDS encoding phage head-tail adapter protein, which yields MGKPSFEYKPPKVQTGSLRTPVSFYRYKPHSGPEPGEEEKEILHICYAEIYNPSMKDREILNSIETTNAVTINIRDTKGEYSPTNKHYVEIDDYRYKNVRWDVLDVRNDFENNAFITVLLGVVHDD from the coding sequence ATGGGGAAACCTAGTTTCGAATACAAACCTCCTAAAGTACAGACGGGTAGTCTTAGAACTCCCGTCTCTTTTTATAGATACAAACCTCACTCCGGACCAGAACCAGGAGAGGAAGAAAAAGAGATTCTTCATATTTGCTACGCTGAAATCTATAACCCCTCGATGAAAGATAGAGAAATACTTAATTCAATTGAAACGACTAACGCTGTAACGATTAACATTCGAGACACCAAAGGGGAATATTCTCCCACGAACAAGCATTATGTGGAAATTGATGATTACAGATATAAGAATGTTCGTTGGGATGTTTTAGACGTGCGAAACGACTTCGAAAATAACGCGTTTATCACAGTACTTTTAGGGGTCGTTCACGATGACTAA
- a CDS encoding HNH endonuclease, with protein MLNVETKEDRAAFYNSSEWKVLRQKILERDNYECQWCKAEGKVNTNAHSILEVDHIKELEYHPELALEESNMRTLCKECHNKRHKRFNYRSSKKRSKWADDERW; from the coding sequence ATGCTTAATGTAGAAACAAAAGAAGATAGAGCAGCGTTTTATAACTCGAGCGAATGGAAGGTACTAAGGCAGAAGATATTAGAGAGAGATAACTATGAATGTCAATGGTGCAAGGCAGAAGGAAAGGTAAACACTAACGCTCATTCAATACTAGAAGTAGACCATATAAAGGAGTTAGAGTATCATCCAGAGTTAGCATTAGAAGAAAGCAACATGAGAACATTATGCAAAGAGTGCCACAACAAAAGGCATAAAAGATTCAATTACAGATCGAGCAAGAAGAGAAGCAAGTGGGCAGATGATGAGAGGTGGTAA
- a CDS encoding phage portal protein translates to MSKFTSWFDIYKKNSELETLMGLEFFEDSSNRPYIKRMAIDTCINFVARTISQSEFRLMNDGVVDRSAWHYKLNVRPNTDQSATTFWQKVIYNLLFDNEVLIVMSDTDDLLIADSYTRNELALYEDTFEGVSVKGYMFNRKFRMNEVIFLEYNNEDLERYVSGLFADYGELFGRMMDASLRNNQIRGTVEVSAVNGTDEQKTTALQKFIDKVFESFKKSVAIVPMTKGLSYNEIQTGNSKQSFDEIQNAKSAMISEVAKILGIPPALVHGEMADLESNKQSYVEFCINPLLKKIEDELNAKMLEPVEYQKGKQFEVVGINKPDPFKDSEKIDKVISSGFMNINEARKEYGLPPREGGDVYVITKNYTESSNLKGGEEE, encoded by the coding sequence ATGAGTAAATTCACGAGTTGGTTTGACATTTATAAAAAGAACTCTGAATTAGAAACGCTAATGGGGTTAGAATTTTTTGAGGATAGCTCGAACCGTCCGTATATTAAGAGAATGGCAATTGATACCTGTATCAACTTTGTTGCTAGGACGATTAGTCAGTCTGAATTTAGACTAATGAATGATGGGGTTGTAGATAGAAGTGCCTGGCATTACAAGTTGAATGTACGCCCTAATACGGACCAATCTGCTACAACATTTTGGCAGAAAGTAATCTATAATTTGCTATTTGATAACGAGGTTCTCATTGTAATGTCCGATACAGACGACTTGCTTATTGCTGATAGCTACACTAGAAATGAACTTGCTCTATATGAGGATACATTTGAGGGTGTAAGTGTTAAAGGTTATATGTTTAATAGGAAGTTTCGGATGAATGAGGTTATTTTTCTTGAATATAACAATGAGGACTTGGAACGTTACGTTTCAGGTCTTTTTGCTGATTACGGAGAGCTATTTGGTCGGATGATGGATGCTTCGCTAAGGAATAACCAAATAAGAGGAACGGTCGAAGTGTCTGCAGTGAATGGAACAGATGAGCAAAAGACAACAGCACTGCAAAAATTCATTGATAAAGTATTCGAATCGTTTAAAAAGTCTGTTGCAATTGTACCAATGACGAAAGGACTCTCCTATAACGAAATACAAACAGGAAACAGTAAGCAATCTTTTGATGAAATTCAAAACGCTAAATCAGCAATGATCAGTGAAGTTGCCAAGATTCTAGGTATTCCACCGGCTTTAGTTCACGGAGAAATGGCAGATTTGGAAAGTAATAAACAATCTTACGTTGAATTTTGTATCAACCCTCTACTCAAAAAAATCGAAGATGAATTGAACGCAAAAATGTTAGAACCTGTTGAATATCAAAAAGGAAAACAGTTTGAAGTGGTGGGAATCAATAAGCCAGATCCGTTCAAAGATTCTGAGAAAATTGACAAAGTTATATCCAGTGGCTTCATGAACATTAATGAAGCTAGAAAAGAATATGGTTTGCCACCTCGCGAGGGTGGAGATGTTTATGTCATCACCAAGAACTATACTGAAAGTTCAAACTTGAAAGGGGGTGAGGAAGAATGA
- a CDS encoding putative HNHc nuclease produces the protein MNKVYHVKTQEDCDALMNELEEKGCLWWGSNKPATQLDFWWMSKEDTCVKLEKNRGIFCGGYDTFKGLGYEITEYKAPIETVGSGRNRKQIDHTKHHFMSLCRKHHQKETVYHTSTQEDFNALMEKLEEKGVYAWWWSLKRPRERLELWGEYMGETCVRVVETKLLQHSDLNYYKSDGFEIIEYKAPKKEKKAMKLENLFTSKCDEYENIWGSQKFCTKAMKDKQSSYESALKLESRARNIRQRVLKDLEETVAEERKALLENVERLDKALKGSAE, from the coding sequence ATGAATAAAGTATATCATGTGAAAACACAAGAGGACTGTGATGCATTGATGAACGAACTAGAAGAAAAAGGGTGTCTATGGTGGGGTAGTAATAAACCTGCAACACAATTAGATTTTTGGTGGATGAGTAAAGAAGATACTTGCGTTAAGCTTGAGAAAAATAGAGGTATATTCTGTGGTGGCTACGATACATTTAAAGGACTTGGTTACGAAATAACAGAATACAAAGCGCCAATTGAGACCGTTGGGTCAGGGCGTAACAGAAAACAAATAGATCACACGAAACATCACTTTATGAGTTTGTGTCGAAAACATCATCAGAAAGAAACTGTGTACCACACATCTACACAGGAGGACTTTAACGCTCTAATGGAAAAATTGGAGGAAAAAGGAGTGTATGCATGGTGGTGGAGTTTAAAGAGACCAAGGGAACGCTTAGAACTTTGGGGAGAATACATGGGAGAAACATGCGTTAGGGTAGTGGAGACTAAATTGCTACAGCATTCTGATCTAAACTACTATAAATCAGACGGTTTTGAAATCATAGAATACAAAGCACCAAAAAAGGAGAAGAAAGCTATGAAATTAGAAAATTTGTTTACGTCAAAATGTGACGAGTATGAAAATATTTGGGGAAGTCAAAAATTTTGCACGAAAGCGATGAAGGACAAACAATCCTCGTACGAATCAGCATTGAAGTTAGAATCACGCGCACGCAATATAAGACAGCGTGTACTTAAAGACTTAGAAGAAACAGTAGCAGAAGAGCGTAAAGCATTGCTTGAAAATGTTGAACGGTTAGATAAAGCGTTAAAGGGAAGTGCAGAGTAG
- a CDS encoding major tail protein, which produces MTLVGFKRMTIGVFDKETGKLGKQIVVEGKQDEGATVSAEISGLAKEATKVYGSNIAYYVSQKGTGDVSIDFGLLDLPENANDTILGYEVKNGISFVGENTEPPYCVVLLESEDLSGDTAMMAFFKGKFSQDGSTLNTTNNEAFEPEAETYTFTAVTSDADGDSNGQVMGKYVGKEEKTIAALKALAFPTAGE; this is translated from the coding sequence ATGACATTAGTTGGATTTAAACGAATGACAATTGGAGTTTTTGACAAAGAAACAGGGAAACTTGGCAAGCAAATCGTTGTCGAAGGAAAACAGGACGAAGGGGCTACAGTATCGGCAGAAATTAGCGGATTAGCGAAAGAAGCAACGAAAGTCTACGGATCAAATATTGCTTACTATGTATCGCAAAAAGGCACGGGGGATGTGTCAATTGACTTTGGCTTGTTAGATTTACCAGAAAATGCAAACGACACAATTCTAGGCTATGAAGTTAAAAATGGAATCTCGTTTGTGGGTGAAAATACCGAACCTCCTTATTGCGTTGTTTTACTTGAATCAGAAGATTTAAGTGGAGACACAGCAATGATGGCGTTCTTTAAAGGTAAATTCAGTCAAGATGGATCAACATTAAACACTACTAATAACGAAGCTTTTGAACCAGAGGCAGAAACATACACATTTACAGCAGTTACAAGCGATGCTGATGGAGATTCAAACGGTCAAGTAATGGGTAAATATGTCGGTAAAGAAGAAAAAACTATAGCAGCGCTCAAAGCTTTAGCATTCCCTACAGCGGGGGAGTAA
- a CDS encoding SAM--benzoic acid carboxyl methyltransferase: protein MSMRDDYDCLMCLACGDGELDENLRCDECGKQYTQKEYGKAFEEECEREVDFYKKTNPELFK from the coding sequence ATGAGTATGCGAGATGATTATGATTGCCTAATGTGTCTAGCCTGTGGTGACGGTGAATTAGATGAAAATTTGCGCTGCGACGAATGTGGCAAGCAGTACACGCAAAAGGAATATGGCAAAGCATTTGAAGAAGAATGTGAACGGGAAGTAGATTTTTACAAAAAGACTAACCCTGAGTTGTTTAAATGA
- a CDS encoding P27 family phage terminase small subunit, whose translation MKYNLKKLDKELHERVDTTSQKELEKINRYINLLEIYYELDESIVENGSMVMTENGSQRFLKPNPAITEKTKINTQLLSIERSFIFKDLEDLPGDGSELV comes from the coding sequence ATGAAATATAACTTAAAGAAACTTGATAAAGAGCTACATGAAAGGGTTGATACGACTTCTCAAAAAGAATTAGAGAAGATAAATCGCTATATAAACTTGCTCGAAATCTACTACGAATTAGATGAAAGTATTGTGGAAAACGGTTCTATGGTTATGACGGAAAATGGTTCGCAAAGATTCTTAAAGCCTAACCCCGCCATCACTGAAAAAACTAAAATAAATACTCAATTACTATCTATCGAACGTTCGTTTATATTTAAGGACCTAGAAGATTTACCTGGAGACGGAAGCGAACTGGTATGA
- a CDS encoding DUF1642 domain-containing protein: MSKLIKEIDDCTKSVKEGTCSDWSADEVVGLLHCLKRLAEKELPKPVKLPKFVIEIIEQTKKDRFSLSYCLDALQSKGLSNKKRKWLYASADNEGKVAQAWLTGNYEEEKEQLYVVKIPYVQGTFYTLDKNKRAKFVFGHQNAERFTEEELERYLSEIKQFAEKVEEAE, encoded by the coding sequence ATGAGCAAACTGATTAAAGAAATTGACGATTGTACTAAGTCAGTAAAGGAAGGCACGTGTTCAGATTGGAGCGCAGACGAAGTTGTTGGCTTACTACACTGTTTAAAGAGACTAGCAGAAAAAGAGTTGCCCAAACCTGTTAAGTTACCTAAATTTGTAATTGAAATTATAGAGCAGACTAAGAAAGATAGGTTCTCGTTGTCTTACTGCTTAGATGCGTTGCAATCTAAAGGGTTGTCAAACAAAAAAAGAAAGTGGTTATATGCCAGTGCAGACAATGAGGGAAAAGTAGCGCAGGCTTGGTTGACAGGTAACTACGAAGAAGAGAAAGAGCAGTTGTATGTGGTAAAAATACCTTATGTGCAAGGTACTTTTTATACACTAGATAAAAATAAAAGAGCAAAGTTTGTCTTTGGGCATCAAAATGCAGAGAGATTTACAGAAGAAGAACTTGAAAGATACTTATCAGAAATTAAACAGTTTGCAGAGAAAGTGGAGGAAGCAGAATGA
- a CDS encoding head-tail connector protein — translation MVDLLADLKKRMHIFHNSEDDNLQRILNESQAYVKDKTGFDESNERAKTLVLERARYAYNDSLEFFEDNFLGELLGLSITQLKGDSEDGET, via the coding sequence ATGGTTGACCTTTTAGCGGATTTAAAAAAGCGTATGCACATTTTCCATAATTCGGAAGATGACAACCTACAGCGAATTTTGAATGAATCACAGGCTTATGTAAAAGATAAAACTGGATTTGATGAGAGCAATGAACGCGCAAAAACGCTAGTGCTTGAGCGTGCTAGATACGCTTATAACGATTCATTAGAATTCTTCGAGGATAACTTCCTTGGCGAATTGTTAGGGTTGTCTATCACACAATTAAAGGGGGATTCAGAAGATGGGGAAACCTAG
- a CDS encoding terminase TerL endonuclease subunit, translating into MISHHLIDDYINRWERKEIILNKDRIDLIEYLKRDVLCRDDLYFDEERISNYIKFSERWFFSLDPWEKFITPFIFLYFKEDDELFFEEFFISMGRGGGKNGFITTLATFFISPLHGVKHYDVSVVANSEEQAKTSFKEAFDTIESETAMQKSFEPWKAQIIGKTTKSVFKFKTSNASTKDGGREGCVIYDEIHEMEDRATVDVFSGGLGKVANPREFFIGTDGYVREGFYDQLMERCRNVMKGDNPDDDRIFPFICKLDDKEEVEDYDMWEKANPAFEKPITGRSKRLFNKVKKQFLALNTNPGGRLAFMTKRMNLPEEDVEKDVTSWENIMATNQALPELKNRMAIAGFDYASIRDFASVGLLFQIDGKYVWKTHSFVRKGFLQMVKIKAPIEEWQSRGLLTILDEPSINPLHIVKWLDVERESNGIQKVVADNFRMDLLKPLLEEYGFEYEFIRNPRGVHSKVAPIVEDSFANHKIIYGDNPLMRWYVNNTLAKTDALGNKTYLKKEEKTRKTDGFQAFLMALYKIDELEDNNLDGFLSMMDSIDF; encoded by the coding sequence ATGATTAGCCATCATTTAATTGACGATTACATTAATCGTTGGGAAAGAAAAGAAATAATCTTGAACAAAGATAGAATTGATTTAATTGAGTATCTAAAACGAGATGTTCTATGTCGAGATGATTTATATTTTGATGAAGAACGAATTAGTAACTATATAAAATTTAGTGAACGATGGTTTTTTTCTCTTGATCCTTGGGAGAAATTCATAACCCCGTTCATTTTTTTGTACTTTAAAGAGGATGATGAATTGTTCTTTGAGGAATTTTTTATATCTATGGGGCGTGGTGGTGGTAAAAATGGATTTATCACAACACTTGCCACGTTTTTTATAAGCCCTCTACACGGAGTTAAACATTATGATGTATCAGTTGTAGCCAATTCAGAAGAACAAGCCAAGACGTCTTTTAAAGAAGCTTTTGACACGATAGAAAGTGAAACAGCAATGCAAAAGAGCTTCGAACCTTGGAAAGCTCAAATTATTGGAAAGACTACTAAGAGCGTATTTAAATTTAAAACTTCAAATGCTAGCACAAAAGATGGTGGCCGTGAAGGATGTGTTATCTACGATGAGATACACGAAATGGAAGATAGAGCTACCGTAGACGTATTCAGTGGCGGTCTTGGTAAAGTTGCCAATCCTCGTGAGTTTTTCATTGGGACCGATGGCTATGTTCGAGAGGGATTTTATGACCAACTGATGGAGCGCTGCCGAAATGTTATGAAAGGTGACAACCCAGATGATGATAGAATATTCCCTTTCATTTGTAAGTTAGATGATAAAGAAGAAGTTGAAGACTACGATATGTGGGAAAAGGCAAACCCAGCATTTGAGAAGCCTATTACAGGTCGCTCAAAACGATTGTTTAACAAGGTTAAGAAACAATTTCTAGCTTTGAATACTAACCCTGGTGGTCGTCTAGCTTTTATGACAAAACGCATGAATTTACCCGAAGAAGATGTCGAGAAAGATGTAACTTCTTGGGAGAATATCATGGCGACAAATCAAGCGTTACCAGAATTGAAAAACAGAATGGCAATTGCTGGATTTGACTATGCGAGTATTCGAGATTTCGCTAGTGTAGGTTTACTTTTCCAAATAGACGGGAAGTACGTATGGAAAACTCATTCTTTCGTTCGGAAAGGATTTCTACAAATGGTTAAGATAAAAGCTCCAATCGAAGAATGGCAGTCAAGAGGATTGCTTACGATACTAGATGAACCATCTATTAATCCATTACATATTGTGAAATGGCTGGATGTTGAAAGAGAATCGAATGGTATACAGAAAGTGGTGGCTGATAATTTCCGAATGGATTTACTTAAACCTCTGCTTGAAGAATATGGATTTGAATACGAATTCATTCGAAACCCTCGAGGTGTTCATTCAAAAGTCGCTCCAATCGTTGAAGATTCTTTCGCTAATCATAAAATTATATACGGAGATAATCCATTGATGCGCTGGTATGTTAATAATACCTTAGCTAAAACAGATGCTTTAGGAAACAAAACTTACTTAAAAAAAGAAGAAAAGACAAGGAAAACAGATGGTTTCCAGGCATTTTTAATGGCTCTATATAAAATAGACGAATTAGAAGATAACAATTTAGACGGTTTCTTATCAATGATGGATAGCATCGACTTCTAG
- a CDS encoding phage major capsid protein — MTIKLSNEFKEKRQAMLDAITNGESTEKQGELYSALMDEMVNEAKKQARGEIDSLLASNPADEKLAAGTRKFFNEINTEVGYKEETLLPQETIDRIFEDLTTNHPLLNRIGLRDAGLRLKFLKSETSGVAVWGKIFGEIKGQLDAAFSEEEAIQSKLTAFVVVPKDLEQFGPAWIETFVRTQIDEAFAVALEAAFLAGTGKDQPIGLNRQVQADVTVTGGEYPKKEASGKLTFADAKTTVNELTDVYKLHSTNEKNKTVAVDGLVTMVVNPVDAWEVKKQYTSLNAQGIYVTALPYNLDIVESIAQVSGEVTTFVQGRYDAYVGGGVTVKKYDQTLAIEDMDLFTAKQFVYGKAKDNKVAAIWTLELTPAGK; from the coding sequence ATGACAATTAAATTATCAAATGAATTTAAAGAAAAACGTCAAGCAATGCTTGATGCAATTACAAATGGAGAATCAACCGAAAAACAAGGAGAATTATACTCTGCTTTAATGGATGAAATGGTTAACGAAGCTAAGAAACAAGCTCGAGGAGAAATCGATTCGTTGTTAGCTTCTAATCCAGCGGATGAAAAACTTGCAGCAGGAACACGTAAATTTTTCAATGAAATCAACACAGAAGTTGGTTATAAAGAAGAAACTTTACTTCCTCAAGAAACCATTGATCGTATCTTTGAAGATTTAACAACGAACCATCCATTGCTTAATCGTATCGGATTACGTGATGCTGGGTTACGTTTGAAATTTTTGAAGTCTGAAACAAGTGGTGTAGCTGTTTGGGGTAAAATTTTTGGGGAAATCAAAGGGCAATTAGATGCAGCGTTCAGCGAAGAAGAAGCAATTCAAAGCAAACTTACAGCTTTTGTTGTAGTGCCTAAAGATTTAGAACAATTTGGACCAGCTTGGATTGAAACTTTTGTTCGAACTCAAATTGATGAAGCTTTTGCAGTAGCTCTTGAAGCAGCTTTCTTAGCTGGCACTGGTAAAGATCAACCGATTGGATTGAATCGTCAAGTACAAGCGGATGTTACAGTCACTGGTGGTGAATATCCTAAAAAAGAAGCCTCAGGCAAACTTACTTTTGCAGATGCTAAAACAACTGTTAACGAATTGACGGATGTCTACAAACTTCACTCTACAAACGAAAAAAATAAAACTGTTGCTGTTGATGGGTTAGTTACGATGGTTGTAAACCCTGTGGATGCTTGGGAAGTTAAAAAGCAATACACGTCACTAAATGCTCAAGGTATTTACGTTACTGCGTTGCCTTACAACCTAGATATCGTTGAATCTATCGCACAAGTTTCTGGTGAAGTTACAACTTTCGTTCAAGGCCGTTACGATGCGTACGTTGGTGGTGGAGTTACTGTTAAAAAATACGATCAAACACTCGCTATTGAAGATATGGACTTATTTACCGCCAAACAATTTGTTTACGGTAAAGCGAAAGACAACAAAGTAGCGGCGATTTGGACTTTGGAGCTAACTCCAGCGGGAAAGTAA